A window from Eretmochelys imbricata isolate rEreImb1 chromosome 23, rEreImb1.hap1, whole genome shotgun sequence encodes these proteins:
- the ALKBH6 gene encoding putative RNA/DNA demethylase ALKBH6 gives MEEPSAKILALETFRLEQVPPTVYYIPNFISESEEAYLLHQVYAAPKPKWTQLSGRKLQNWGGLPHPKGMVLEKLPAWLQSYAEKISSLGAFGGKLANHVLVNEYLPGQGIMPHEDGPLYFPTVTTISLGSHTLLDFYHPVSRGQHADSEQVPTPQTEEQRHFLSLLLEPRSLLVLREDMYVRYLHGIRPAASDAITEKVANVAACGVVLGDELRRGTRVSLTIRHVPKVLKTAIFLGRGK, from the exons ATGGAGGAGCCAAGTGCCAAGATACTTGCGCTGGAAACGTTTCGTTTAGAGCAG GTTCCACCAACTGTCTATTATATTCCAAACTTCATCTCTGAGTCGGAGGAGGCCTATCTGCTGCACCAG GTTTATGCTGCCCCCAAACCCAAGTGGACCCAGCTGTCTGGAAGAAAGCTGCAGAACTGGG GAGGGCTGCCCCACCCAAAAGGGATGGTACTGGAGAAGCTGCCTGCCTGGCTGCAGAGCTATGCTGAGAAGATCTCCTCCCTCGGAGCATTTGGAGGGAAGCTGGCAAACCACGTGCTGGTGAACGAGTACCTCCCTGGGCAGGGGATCATG CCTCATGAAGATGGACCTCTGTACTTCCCCACCGTCACCACCATCAGCCTGGGATCTCACACGCTGCTGGACTTCTACCATCCTGTCAGtagggggcagcatgcagacagTGAGCAG GTCCCCACGCCCCAGACAGAGGAGCAGCGCCacttcctgtccctgctgctggagccgcGCAGCCTCCTGGTCCTGCGGGAGGACATGTACGTCCGTTACCTGCACGGGATCCGACCCGCCGCCTCTGACGCCATCACGGAGAAAGTCGCCAACGTGGCGGCCTGTGGCGTGGTGCTCGGGGACGAGCTGCGCCGGGGAACCCGGGTGTCGCTCACCATCCGCCATGTCCCCAAGGTGCTGAAAACGGCCATTTTCCTGGGCAGGGGGAAGTGA